One genomic window of Stigmatopora nigra isolate UIUO_SnigA chromosome 13, RoL_Snig_1.1, whole genome shotgun sequence includes the following:
- the foxi2 gene encoding forkhead box protein I2 — protein MATYCDVYQQQLQQQQQHQQQQNQNPQVCEYAPPPGPSYLWGAPAPCAGPYLHGGGSPAAFGPPSLGPEPAGWLSAAGQEELLRLVRPPYSYSALIAMAIQNARDKKLTLSQIYQYVADNFPFYKKSKAGWQNSIRHNLSLNDCFKKVPRDEDDPGKGNYWTLDPNCEKMFDNGNFRRKRKRRSDPGKTEDGVAGPARGPPSPSENVKPASCYGNFYGGMSSLACGARPNSGPSDEVSAGPPRVPYRSQASQHAGEGLSFNRGLYYGALGGQSGHFSGHLYNGFSVNSLIYPRDGTTEL, from the exons ATGGCCACGTACTGCGACGTGTACCAGCAACAgctgcagcagcaacaacagcatCAACAACAGCAGAACCAGAACCCACAGGTGTGCGAGTACGCCCCCCCACCCGGACCGTCTTACCTGTGGGGTGCGCCGGCCCCCTGCGCCGGACCCTACCTCCATGGCGGCGGTTCCCCAGCGGCCTTCGGTCCGCCCTCCTTGGGCCCAGAACCGGCGGGCTGGCTGTCGGCGGCAGGCCAGGAGGAACTGCTGAGGCTGGTGAGGCCGCCTTACTCGTATTCGGCCCTGATCGCCATGGCCATCCAGAACGCCCGTGACAAGAAACTGACCCTGAGTCAGATCTACCAGTACGTGGCTGACAACTTCCCCTTCTACAAGAAGAGCAAAGCCGGTTGGCAGAACTCCATCCGCCACAACCTGTCCCTCAACGACTGCTTCAAGAAGGTGCCTCGTGACGAGGATGACCCCG GCAAAGGAAACTATTGGACGTTGGACCCCAACTGCGAGAAGATGTTTGACAACGGCAACTTCCGGCGAAAACGGAAGCGACGCTCCGACCCGGGCAAGACGGAAGATGGCGTGGCGGGCCCCGCTCGCGgacccccctccccctcggAGAACGTCAAGCCGGCCTCGTGCTACGGCAACTTTTACGGCGGCATGTCCTCTCTGGCGTGCGGGGCGCGGCCCAACTCCGGACCCTCGGATGAGGTTTCCGCGGGGCCCCCGCGGGTACCCTATCGTAGCCAAGCGTCCCAGCATGCCGGCGAGGGGTTGTCCTTCAATCGTGGCCTCTACTACGGCGCCCTGGGGGGGCAGAGCGGACATTTTAGCGGCCATCTTTACAATGGATTCAGTGTCAACAGCCTGATTTACCCGCGAGATGGGACCACTGAGCTCTAG
- the cfd gene encoding complement factor D → MMTPLVAGIVALALVVPGEAIIGGREAAPHSRPYMASIQAVEGDAVKHECGGFAVAERWIVTAVHCMPNGANGRKVVLGAHSLSQAEDTKQTFDILELHNHPQFDPDNYNNDIALIKLDRPFNATEAVGTVAFLRAGDEEPGLGAEVETAGWGSTDNLGSRPDALKEAVMDVLSSARCRRSDYFGRKFTDNMICAHKLCPEPCDGPHRIEDSCDGDSGGPLLYNSVVVGITSNGGKKCGQIKKPGIYTTISHYTQWMDQVMGLQTEAS, encoded by the exons ATGATGACACCGCTGGTCGCAGGGATAGTGGCGCTAGCGCTCGTGGTGCCAG GGGAGGCCATCATCGGGGGCAGGGAGGCGGCACCCCACTCCCGTCCTTACATGGCGTCCATCCAGGCGGTCGAGGGAGACGCCGTGAAGCACGAGTGCGGAGGCTTTGCCGTCGCCGAACGCTGGATCGTCACGGCCGTGCATTGTATGCCCAACGG GGCCAACGGCCGGAAGGTGGTGCTGGGTGCTCACTCTCTGAGTCAAGCAGAGGACACAAAGCAAACCTTTGACATCCTGGAGCTCCACAATCACCCACAATTTGACCCCGATAACTACAACAATGACATTGCTCTGATTAAG CTGGACCGCCCGTTCAACGCCACAGAAGCCGTTGGGACGGTGGCGTTCCTGCGAGCCGGCGATGAAGAGCCCGGCCTGGGCGCTGAAGTGGAGACGGCCGGCTGGGGCTCCACGGACAACCTGGGCTCCAGACCCGACGCCCTGAAGGAAGCCGTCATGGACGTGTTGAGCTCGGCCCGTTGCCGGCGGAGTGACTACTTTGGGAGGAAGTTCACCGACAACATGATCTGCGCTCACAAGCTGTGCCCCGAGCCGTGCGACGGGCCACACAGGATAGAGGACTCCTGTGAT GGTGACTCCGGTGGTCCTCTGCTGTACAACAGCGTGGTGGTGGGCATCACCTCCAACGGTGGCAAAAAGTGTGGGCAGATCAAGAAGCCGGGAATCTACACCACCATCTCGCATTACACTCAGTGGATGGATCAAGTCATGGGCCTTCAAACAGAAGCTTCATAG
- the bsdc1 gene encoding BSD domain-containing protein 1 isoform X2, protein MSLEQGADFRENWWGGWLQQSFQAVKEKSSEALEFIKRDLTEFSTVVQHDTACSIAATATAVKNKLAVEGSSETTEKVKKSLSSFLGVITDTLAPPPDKTIDCDVITLVATPAGTTEVYDSSKARLYSLQADPATYCNEPDGPPEQFDNWLSDFCMEEKKAEISELLVSSPSIRALYTKMVPAAVAHSEFWQRYFYKVFQLDQEEARRVALKQRAEQTSHTETLGWEEEEEDEEEEDDFLGSTSSSRLNSSSPKPPLSTTQLSHGEPSQSEERDAAISVSSDSTSLPTQLEARPDHLVGEVAKKLDQVTVDGGVEQTEKPQQTHDSPPETQTENATRPKAAARTSKVEGAKDEGAQDLRVFELNSDSGKSTPSNNGKKGSSTDVSEDWEKDFDLDMTEEEVQMALSKIEASGELEEDWENWE, encoded by the exons ATGTCATTGGAACAAGGGGCTGATTTTAG GGAAAACTGGTGGGGAGGCTGGCTTCAACAAAGCTTCCAGGCCGTCAAAGAAAAG tcaTCTGAAGCTTTGGAGTTTATAAAGCGAGACTTGACAGAGTTCTCCACGGTGGTACAGCATGACACCGCCTGTTCCATCGCGGCCACGGCCACCGCCGTCAAAAACAAGTTAGCG GTTGAAGGCTCATCAGAAACCACAGAGAAGGTCAAGAAGAGTCTGTCAAGTTTCTTAGGTGTCATAACGGACACGCTTGCTCCGCCCCCTGATAAAACCATTGACTGTGACGTCATCACGTTGGTGGCGACCCCGGCAGGAACGACGGAAGTGTACGACAGCTCAAAG GCACGTCTCTACAGTCTCCAGGCCGATCCAGCCACGTATTGCAACGAACCTGACG GACCCCCGGAGCAGTTTGACAACTGGCTGTCCGACTTCTGCATGGAGGAGAAGAAAGCAGAGATCTCGGAGCTCTTGGTCAGCAGTCCCTCCATACGAGCACTGTACACAAAAATG GTTCCAGCAGCCGTCGCTCATTCAGAGTTCTGGCAGAGGTACTTCTACAAGGTTTTCCAGCTGGACCAG GAGGAGGCGCGGCGAGTGGCTCTGAAGCAGAGGGCTGAACAGACTTCCCACACGGAGACGCTCGgatgggaagaagaagaagaggacgaggaggaagaag ATGACTTTCTTGGAAGCACGTCCTCGTCTCGGCTCAACTCCAGCTCCCCCAAACCGCCGCTGTCAACGACGCAGCTGAGTCACGGCGAGCCATCTCAGAGCGAGGAGCGCGACGCCGCCATTTCCGTCAGCAGCGACAGTACGAGTCTACCAACGCAGCTGGAAGCACGGCCTGACCACCTCGTGGGCGAAGTGGCGAAGAAGCTGGACCAGGTCACCGTAGACGGCGGTGTGGAGCAGACGGAAAAACCTCAGCAGACTCACGACTCGCCTCCTGAAACACAAACGGAAAACGCAACCCGGCCAAAAGCAGCTGCGCGGACCTCAAAAGTAGAGGGTGCTAAGGACGAGGGGGCCCAAGACCTGAGGGTGTTTGAGCTGAACTCTGACAGCGGCAAGTCAACGCCCTCTAACAACGGAAAAAAAG GTTCCAGTACGGACGTGAGTGAGGACTGGGAGAAAGACTTTGACCTGGACATGACGGAAGAAGAAGTTCAAATGGCGCTGTCGAAAATCGAAGCATCCGGAGAG TTGGAAGAAGACTGGGAGAACTGGGAATGA
- the bsdc1 gene encoding BSD domain-containing protein 1 isoform X3: protein MAEGENWWGGWLQQSFQAVKEKSSEALEFIKRDLTEFSTVVQHDTACSIAATATAVKNKLAVEGSSETTEKVKKSLSSFLGVITDTLAPPPDKTIDCDVITLVATPAGTTEVYDSSKARLYSLQADPATYCNEPDGPPEQFDNWLSDFCMEEKKAEISELLVSSPSIRALYTKMVPAAVAHSEFWQRYFYKVFQLDQEEARRVALKQRAEQTSHTETLGWEEEEEDEEEEDDFLGSTSSSRLNSSSPKPPLSTTQLSHGEPSQSEERDAAISVSSDSTSLPTQLEARPDHLVGEVAKKLDQVTVDGGVEQTEKPQQTHDSPPETQTENATRPKAAARTSKVEGAKDEGAQDLRVFELNSDSGKSTPSNNGKKAGSSTDVSEDWEKDFDLDMTEEEVQMALSKIEASGELEEDWENWE, encoded by the exons ATGGCGGAAGG GGAAAACTGGTGGGGAGGCTGGCTTCAACAAAGCTTCCAGGCCGTCAAAGAAAAG tcaTCTGAAGCTTTGGAGTTTATAAAGCGAGACTTGACAGAGTTCTCCACGGTGGTACAGCATGACACCGCCTGTTCCATCGCGGCCACGGCCACCGCCGTCAAAAACAAGTTAGCG GTTGAAGGCTCATCAGAAACCACAGAGAAGGTCAAGAAGAGTCTGTCAAGTTTCTTAGGTGTCATAACGGACACGCTTGCTCCGCCCCCTGATAAAACCATTGACTGTGACGTCATCACGTTGGTGGCGACCCCGGCAGGAACGACGGAAGTGTACGACAGCTCAAAG GCACGTCTCTACAGTCTCCAGGCCGATCCAGCCACGTATTGCAACGAACCTGACG GACCCCCGGAGCAGTTTGACAACTGGCTGTCCGACTTCTGCATGGAGGAGAAGAAAGCAGAGATCTCGGAGCTCTTGGTCAGCAGTCCCTCCATACGAGCACTGTACACAAAAATG GTTCCAGCAGCCGTCGCTCATTCAGAGTTCTGGCAGAGGTACTTCTACAAGGTTTTCCAGCTGGACCAG GAGGAGGCGCGGCGAGTGGCTCTGAAGCAGAGGGCTGAACAGACTTCCCACACGGAGACGCTCGgatgggaagaagaagaagaggacgaggaggaagaag ATGACTTTCTTGGAAGCACGTCCTCGTCTCGGCTCAACTCCAGCTCCCCCAAACCGCCGCTGTCAACGACGCAGCTGAGTCACGGCGAGCCATCTCAGAGCGAGGAGCGCGACGCCGCCATTTCCGTCAGCAGCGACAGTACGAGTCTACCAACGCAGCTGGAAGCACGGCCTGACCACCTCGTGGGCGAAGTGGCGAAGAAGCTGGACCAGGTCACCGTAGACGGCGGTGTGGAGCAGACGGAAAAACCTCAGCAGACTCACGACTCGCCTCCTGAAACACAAACGGAAAACGCAACCCGGCCAAAAGCAGCTGCGCGGACCTCAAAAGTAGAGGGTGCTAAGGACGAGGGGGCCCAAGACCTGAGGGTGTTTGAGCTGAACTCTGACAGCGGCAAGTCAACGCCCTCTAACAACGGAAAAAAAG CAGGTTCCAGTACGGACGTGAGTGAGGACTGGGAGAAAGACTTTGACCTGGACATGACGGAAGAAGAAGTTCAAATGGCGCTGTCGAAAATCGAAGCATCCGGAGAG TTGGAAGAAGACTGGGAGAACTGGGAATGA
- the bsdc1 gene encoding BSD domain-containing protein 1 isoform X4 has product MAEGENWWGGWLQQSFQAVKEKSSEALEFIKRDLTEFSTVVQHDTACSIAATATAVKNKLAVEGSSETTEKVKKSLSSFLGVITDTLAPPPDKTIDCDVITLVATPAGTTEVYDSSKARLYSLQADPATYCNEPDGPPEQFDNWLSDFCMEEKKAEISELLVSSPSIRALYTKMVPAAVAHSEFWQRYFYKVFQLDQEEARRVALKQRAEQTSHTETLGWEEEEEDEEEEDDFLGSTSSSRLNSSSPKPPLSTTQLSHGEPSQSEERDAAISVSSDSTSLPTQLEARPDHLVGEVAKKLDQVTVDGGVEQTEKPQQTHDSPPETQTENATRPKAAARTSKVEGAKDEGAQDLRVFELNSDSGKSTPSNNGKKGSSTDVSEDWEKDFDLDMTEEEVQMALSKIEASGELEEDWENWE; this is encoded by the exons ATGGCGGAAGG GGAAAACTGGTGGGGAGGCTGGCTTCAACAAAGCTTCCAGGCCGTCAAAGAAAAG tcaTCTGAAGCTTTGGAGTTTATAAAGCGAGACTTGACAGAGTTCTCCACGGTGGTACAGCATGACACCGCCTGTTCCATCGCGGCCACGGCCACCGCCGTCAAAAACAAGTTAGCG GTTGAAGGCTCATCAGAAACCACAGAGAAGGTCAAGAAGAGTCTGTCAAGTTTCTTAGGTGTCATAACGGACACGCTTGCTCCGCCCCCTGATAAAACCATTGACTGTGACGTCATCACGTTGGTGGCGACCCCGGCAGGAACGACGGAAGTGTACGACAGCTCAAAG GCACGTCTCTACAGTCTCCAGGCCGATCCAGCCACGTATTGCAACGAACCTGACG GACCCCCGGAGCAGTTTGACAACTGGCTGTCCGACTTCTGCATGGAGGAGAAGAAAGCAGAGATCTCGGAGCTCTTGGTCAGCAGTCCCTCCATACGAGCACTGTACACAAAAATG GTTCCAGCAGCCGTCGCTCATTCAGAGTTCTGGCAGAGGTACTTCTACAAGGTTTTCCAGCTGGACCAG GAGGAGGCGCGGCGAGTGGCTCTGAAGCAGAGGGCTGAACAGACTTCCCACACGGAGACGCTCGgatgggaagaagaagaagaggacgaggaggaagaag ATGACTTTCTTGGAAGCACGTCCTCGTCTCGGCTCAACTCCAGCTCCCCCAAACCGCCGCTGTCAACGACGCAGCTGAGTCACGGCGAGCCATCTCAGAGCGAGGAGCGCGACGCCGCCATTTCCGTCAGCAGCGACAGTACGAGTCTACCAACGCAGCTGGAAGCACGGCCTGACCACCTCGTGGGCGAAGTGGCGAAGAAGCTGGACCAGGTCACCGTAGACGGCGGTGTGGAGCAGACGGAAAAACCTCAGCAGACTCACGACTCGCCTCCTGAAACACAAACGGAAAACGCAACCCGGCCAAAAGCAGCTGCGCGGACCTCAAAAGTAGAGGGTGCTAAGGACGAGGGGGCCCAAGACCTGAGGGTGTTTGAGCTGAACTCTGACAGCGGCAAGTCAACGCCCTCTAACAACGGAAAAAAAG GTTCCAGTACGGACGTGAGTGAGGACTGGGAGAAAGACTTTGACCTGGACATGACGGAAGAAGAAGTTCAAATGGCGCTGTCGAAAATCGAAGCATCCGGAGAG TTGGAAGAAGACTGGGAGAACTGGGAATGA
- the bsdc1 gene encoding BSD domain-containing protein 1 isoform X1, whose amino-acid sequence MSLEQGADFRENWWGGWLQQSFQAVKEKSSEALEFIKRDLTEFSTVVQHDTACSIAATATAVKNKLAVEGSSETTEKVKKSLSSFLGVITDTLAPPPDKTIDCDVITLVATPAGTTEVYDSSKARLYSLQADPATYCNEPDGPPEQFDNWLSDFCMEEKKAEISELLVSSPSIRALYTKMVPAAVAHSEFWQRYFYKVFQLDQEEARRVALKQRAEQTSHTETLGWEEEEEDEEEEDDFLGSTSSSRLNSSSPKPPLSTTQLSHGEPSQSEERDAAISVSSDSTSLPTQLEARPDHLVGEVAKKLDQVTVDGGVEQTEKPQQTHDSPPETQTENATRPKAAARTSKVEGAKDEGAQDLRVFELNSDSGKSTPSNNGKKAGSSTDVSEDWEKDFDLDMTEEEVQMALSKIEASGELEEDWENWE is encoded by the exons ATGTCATTGGAACAAGGGGCTGATTTTAG GGAAAACTGGTGGGGAGGCTGGCTTCAACAAAGCTTCCAGGCCGTCAAAGAAAAG tcaTCTGAAGCTTTGGAGTTTATAAAGCGAGACTTGACAGAGTTCTCCACGGTGGTACAGCATGACACCGCCTGTTCCATCGCGGCCACGGCCACCGCCGTCAAAAACAAGTTAGCG GTTGAAGGCTCATCAGAAACCACAGAGAAGGTCAAGAAGAGTCTGTCAAGTTTCTTAGGTGTCATAACGGACACGCTTGCTCCGCCCCCTGATAAAACCATTGACTGTGACGTCATCACGTTGGTGGCGACCCCGGCAGGAACGACGGAAGTGTACGACAGCTCAAAG GCACGTCTCTACAGTCTCCAGGCCGATCCAGCCACGTATTGCAACGAACCTGACG GACCCCCGGAGCAGTTTGACAACTGGCTGTCCGACTTCTGCATGGAGGAGAAGAAAGCAGAGATCTCGGAGCTCTTGGTCAGCAGTCCCTCCATACGAGCACTGTACACAAAAATG GTTCCAGCAGCCGTCGCTCATTCAGAGTTCTGGCAGAGGTACTTCTACAAGGTTTTCCAGCTGGACCAG GAGGAGGCGCGGCGAGTGGCTCTGAAGCAGAGGGCTGAACAGACTTCCCACACGGAGACGCTCGgatgggaagaagaagaagaggacgaggaggaagaag ATGACTTTCTTGGAAGCACGTCCTCGTCTCGGCTCAACTCCAGCTCCCCCAAACCGCCGCTGTCAACGACGCAGCTGAGTCACGGCGAGCCATCTCAGAGCGAGGAGCGCGACGCCGCCATTTCCGTCAGCAGCGACAGTACGAGTCTACCAACGCAGCTGGAAGCACGGCCTGACCACCTCGTGGGCGAAGTGGCGAAGAAGCTGGACCAGGTCACCGTAGACGGCGGTGTGGAGCAGACGGAAAAACCTCAGCAGACTCACGACTCGCCTCCTGAAACACAAACGGAAAACGCAACCCGGCCAAAAGCAGCTGCGCGGACCTCAAAAGTAGAGGGTGCTAAGGACGAGGGGGCCCAAGACCTGAGGGTGTTTGAGCTGAACTCTGACAGCGGCAAGTCAACGCCCTCTAACAACGGAAAAAAAG CAGGTTCCAGTACGGACGTGAGTGAGGACTGGGAGAAAGACTTTGACCTGGACATGACGGAAGAAGAAGTTCAAATGGCGCTGTCGAAAATCGAAGCATCCGGAGAG TTGGAAGAAGACTGGGAGAACTGGGAATGA